From Ictidomys tridecemlineatus isolate mIctTri1 chromosome 2, mIctTri1.hap1, whole genome shotgun sequence, the proteins below share one genomic window:
- the Cpa2 gene encoding carboxypeptidase A2 isoform X1, translated as MRLILLFGALFGHIYCRETFVGDQVLEIIPRNEEQIKNLVQLEAEEHLQLDFWKSPTTPGETAHVRVPFISVPAVKVFLESQGITYSIMIEDVQVLLDQENEEMLLNRRRERNGNFNFGAYHTLEEISQEMDNLVAEHPGLVSKVNIGSSFENRPMNVLKFSTGGDKPAIWLDAGIHAREWVTQATALWIANKIASDYGNDPSITSILDTMDIFLLPVTNPDGYVFSQTQNRMWRKTRSKVSGSLCVGVDPNRNWDAGFGGPGASSSPCSDSYHGPRANSEVEVKSIVDFIKSHGEFKAFITLHSYSQLLMYPYGYKCTKSDNFDELDELAQKAAQSVTSLHGTKYKVGPICSVIYQASGGSIDWSYDSGIKYSFAFELRDTGRYGFLLPAKQILPTAEETWLGLKTIMEHVRDHPY; from the exons AGACCAAGTTCTGGAGATTATCCCACGCaatgaagaacaaattaaaaatctggTGCAACTGGAGGCTGAAGAACATCTCCAG CTTGATTTTTGGAAATCACCCACCACCCCAGGAGAGACAGCCCATGTTCGGGTTCCCTTTATCAGTGTACCTGCAGTCAAAGTTTTCTTGGAGTCCCAGGGAATTACTTATTCCATCATGATCGAAGATGTTCAG GTTCTGTTGGACCAAGAGAATGAAGAAATGCTGCTTAATCGGAGAAGAGAACGAAATGGTAACTTCAACTTTGGGGCCTACCACACCTTGGAAGAG ATATCCCAAGAAATGGATAACCTCGTGGCTGAGCACCCTGGTCTAGTGAGCAAAGTGAATATTGGCTCTTCTTTTGAAAACCGGCCCATGAACGTGCTCAAg TTCAGCACCGGAGGAGACAAGCCAGCCATCTGGCTAGACGCTGGGATCCATGCTCGAGAGTGGGTTACACAAGCTACTGCACTGTGGATAGCAAATAAG ATTGCCTCTGATTATGGAAATGATCCATCCATCACCTCCATTTTGGACACCATGGACATCTTCCTGCTGCCAGTCACAAACCCCGATGGATATGTGTTCTCTCAAACCCAA AATCGGATGTGGCGAAAGACCCGGTCCAAGGTCTCTGGAAGCCTGTGTGTCGGTGTAGACCCTAACCGAAACTGGGATGCAGGTTTTGGAG GACCTGGAGCCAGTAGCAGTCCTTGCTCCGATTCATACCATGGACCCAGGGCCAACTCTGAAGTTGAAGTGAAATCCATAGTGGACTTCATCAAGAGTCATGGGGAATTCAAAGCCTTCATTACCCTCCATAGCTATTCTCAGCTGCTCATGTACCCTTATGGGTATAAATGTACCAAGTCAGATAACTTTGATGAACTG GATGAACTGGCCCAAAAGGCTGCCCAGTCTGTGACAAGCCTGCATGGCACCAAGTATAAAGTGGGACCAATATGCTCAGTCATCT ACCAAGCCAGTGGTGGAAGCATTGACTGGTCCTATGACTCTGGCATCAAATACTCATTTGCCTTTGAACTGAGAGACACAGGCCGCTATGGTTTCCTCCTGCCGGCCAAGCAGATCTTGCCCACAGCTGAAGAGACCTGGCTTGGCTTGAAGACAATCATGGAGCATGTGCGAGACCACCCATATTAG
- the Cpa2 gene encoding carboxypeptidase A2 isoform X2 yields the protein MRLILLFGALFGHIYCRETFVGDQVLEIIPRNEEQIKNLVQLEAEEHLQLDFWKSPTTPGETAHVRVPFISVPAVKVFLESQGITYSIMIEDVQVLLDQENEEMLLNRRRERNGNFNFGAYHTLEEISQEMDNLVAEHPGLVSKVNIGSSFENRPMNVLKFSTGGDKPAIWLDAGIHAREWVTQATALWIANKIASDYGNDPSITSILDTMDIFLLPVTNPDGYVFSQTQNRMWRKTRSKVSGSLCVGVDPNRNWDAGFGGPGASSSPCSDSYHGPRANSEVEVKSIVDFIKSHGEFKAFITLHSYSQLLMYPYGYKCTKSDNFDELTKPVVEALTGPMTLASNTHLPLN from the exons AGACCAAGTTCTGGAGATTATCCCACGCaatgaagaacaaattaaaaatctggTGCAACTGGAGGCTGAAGAACATCTCCAG CTTGATTTTTGGAAATCACCCACCACCCCAGGAGAGACAGCCCATGTTCGGGTTCCCTTTATCAGTGTACCTGCAGTCAAAGTTTTCTTGGAGTCCCAGGGAATTACTTATTCCATCATGATCGAAGATGTTCAG GTTCTGTTGGACCAAGAGAATGAAGAAATGCTGCTTAATCGGAGAAGAGAACGAAATGGTAACTTCAACTTTGGGGCCTACCACACCTTGGAAGAG ATATCCCAAGAAATGGATAACCTCGTGGCTGAGCACCCTGGTCTAGTGAGCAAAGTGAATATTGGCTCTTCTTTTGAAAACCGGCCCATGAACGTGCTCAAg TTCAGCACCGGAGGAGACAAGCCAGCCATCTGGCTAGACGCTGGGATCCATGCTCGAGAGTGGGTTACACAAGCTACTGCACTGTGGATAGCAAATAAG ATTGCCTCTGATTATGGAAATGATCCATCCATCACCTCCATTTTGGACACCATGGACATCTTCCTGCTGCCAGTCACAAACCCCGATGGATATGTGTTCTCTCAAACCCAA AATCGGATGTGGCGAAAGACCCGGTCCAAGGTCTCTGGAAGCCTGTGTGTCGGTGTAGACCCTAACCGAAACTGGGATGCAGGTTTTGGAG GACCTGGAGCCAGTAGCAGTCCTTGCTCCGATTCATACCATGGACCCAGGGCCAACTCTGAAGTTGAAGTGAAATCCATAGTGGACTTCATCAAGAGTCATGGGGAATTCAAAGCCTTCATTACCCTCCATAGCTATTCTCAGCTGCTCATGTACCCTTATGGGTATAAATGTACCAAGTCAGATAACTTTGATGAACTG ACCAAGCCAGTGGTGGAAGCATTGACTGGTCCTATGACTCTGGCATCAAATACTCATTTGCCTTTGAACTGA